A window of Candidatus Hydrogenedentota bacterium contains these coding sequences:
- the cadA gene encoding cadmium-translocating P-type ATPase has translation MADEASRGLVALLRRYQIAGITALALSMIAAYLTLRFGFGLAGWRADAPLWICLALGGTPLVFELGAKALRREFGSDLLGGISIVTSVVLGEYLAGAIIVLMLSGGEALEAYALRSASSVLAALARRMPSVAHRKGENGTLEDVALDRVAVGDTLVVYPHEICPVDGEVLAGHSVMDESYLTGEPFQITKTLGSSVISGSINGESALTIQATRRAADSRYARIMAVMRESEATRPQMRRLGDQLGAAYTPLAVVIAVGAWLVSGDPLRFLAVLVIATPCPLLIGIPVAIIGSISLCARRAIVVKSPIALEQMTRCRTAIFDKTGTLTYGEPALTELAPGPGFERREVLRLAAAVERYSKHPLAEAIVAAAEGEGLVIPDPESVRERPGEGLRGMVEGRAIRITSRKKIDGEPVAGLEHLPEFAGGLECVVIVDGTLAATCRFRDSPRAESHSFMRHLGPRHQFKRLMIVSGDRESEVRYLAEEVGVTEIHAQKSPEEKLAIVREETARARTLYVGDGINDAPAMMAATVGMAIGQGSDVTAEAAGVVIMDNTLQKVDEFLHISRRMRAIVLQSVLGGMALSLIGMGLAAAGHLSPVQGAVCQEIIDVLAVLNALRAAWPPRTLSDM, from the coding sequence ATGGCCGATGAAGCTTCGCGGGGCCTTGTGGCCTTGCTCCGACGTTATCAGATTGCCGGCATCACGGCGCTGGCGCTTTCGATGATTGCGGCGTATCTGACGCTGCGTTTCGGGTTCGGGCTGGCGGGGTGGCGGGCGGATGCGCCGTTGTGGATCTGCCTGGCGCTGGGCGGGACGCCGCTGGTGTTCGAACTGGGGGCGAAGGCCCTGCGGCGCGAGTTTGGATCGGACCTGCTTGGCGGCATTTCGATCGTGACGTCGGTCGTGCTGGGGGAGTATCTGGCGGGCGCGATTATCGTGTTGATGCTTTCGGGGGGCGAGGCGCTGGAGGCATACGCGCTGCGCAGCGCGTCTTCCGTGCTGGCGGCGCTGGCGCGGCGGATGCCGTCGGTGGCGCATCGAAAGGGTGAGAACGGGACGCTGGAGGATGTGGCGCTGGACCGGGTGGCGGTGGGCGACACGCTGGTGGTTTATCCGCACGAGATCTGTCCGGTGGATGGCGAGGTGCTTGCGGGGCACAGCGTGATGGATGAGTCGTACCTAACGGGCGAGCCGTTTCAGATCACGAAGACGCTGGGGTCGAGCGTGATATCGGGCTCGATCAATGGGGAGTCCGCGCTGACCATTCAGGCGACGCGGCGGGCGGCGGATTCGCGGTACGCGCGGATTATGGCGGTGATGCGGGAGTCGGAAGCGACGCGCCCGCAGATGCGCCGTCTGGGGGATCAGCTGGGGGCGGCGTATACGCCGCTGGCGGTGGTTATTGCGGTGGGGGCGTGGCTGGTCAGCGGCGATCCGTTGCGCTTTCTGGCGGTGCTGGTGATCGCGACGCCGTGCCCGCTGCTGATCGGGATTCCGGTGGCGATTATCGGTTCGATTTCGCTTTGCGCGCGGCGTGCGATTGTGGTGAAGAGCCCGATCGCGCTGGAGCAGATGACCCGGTGCCGTACGGCGATATTCGACAAGACGGGGACGCTGACCTATGGGGAGCCGGCCCTGACGGAGCTTGCGCCGGGCCCGGGTTTCGAGCGTCGGGAGGTGTTGCGCCTGGCGGCGGCGGTGGAGCGCTATTCCAAGCACCCGCTCGCGGAGGCGATCGTGGCGGCGGCGGAGGGGGAGGGGTTGGTCATTCCGGATCCGGAGTCCGTTCGGGAACGTCCGGGCGAGGGGCTGCGGGGCATGGTCGAGGGGCGCGCAATTCGTATAACCAGCCGCAAGAAGATCGATGGGGAGCCGGTGGCGGGGCTGGAGCACCTGCCCGAGTTTGCGGGGGGGCTCGAGTGTGTGGTGATTGTTGACGGGACGCTCGCCGCGACATGCCGTTTCCGGGATTCGCCGCGCGCGGAGAGCCATTCCTTCATGCGGCACCTGGGGCCGCGGCACCAGTTCAAGCGTTTGATGATCGTTTCCGGCGACCGCGAGTCGGAAGTGCGTTACCTGGCGGAGGAAGTGGGGGTGACGGAGATCCACGCGCAGAAGAGTCCGGAGGAGAAGCTGGCGATTGTTCGGGAGGAAACCGCGCGGGCGCGCACGCTCTATGTCGGGGACGGCATCAACGATGCGCCGGCGATGATGGCGGCGACGGTGGGTATGGCGATCGGGCAGGGGAGCGATGTCACGGCGGAGGCGGCGGGGGTGGTGATCATGGACAATACGCTGCAAAAGGTGGACGAGTTTCTGCATATCAGCCGGCGGATGCGCGCGATTGTGCTGCAGAGCGTGCTGGGCGGCATGGCGCTGAGCCTTATCGGGATGGGGCTGGCGGCTGCGGGGCATTTGAGCCCGGTGCAGGGCGCGGTTTGCCAGGAGATCATCGACGTGCTGGCGGTGTTGAACGCGTTGCGGGCGGCGTGGCCCCCGCGGACGCTTTCGGACATGTAG
- a CDS encoding CPXCG motif-containing cysteine-rich protein, translating to MEFYDITCPHCWQTFSIPLDLSLRGQCFIYDCEICCNPLEVEYQVEAGRVSWCDARSIEQ from the coding sequence GTGGAATTCTACGACATCACCTGCCCCCACTGCTGGCAAACCTTCTCCATCCCCCTCGACCTCTCCCTCAGAGGCCAGTGCTTTATCTACGACTGCGAGATCTGCTGCAACCCCCTCGAAGTCGAATACCAGGTCGAAGCCGGACGCGTGTCCTGGTGCGACGCACGCTCTATCGAGCAATAG
- a CDS encoding PQQ-binding-like beta-propeller repeat protein gives MVCRRLFLLLFAGLIVAPFSGGARAAAGGDGLSVGPDDWPWWRGADRNGVAASGQSLPSEWGEEKNVLWKVEVPGRGYSSPTVVGDRIYLTTSDEAAEIQSVLSFDRQSGALQWKTDVHQGGFASEGRQGHVRSSKASCTVACDGERVFASFINDNAVHLTALDLNGAQLWQRKVSDYVMHQGYGASPALYGPLVMVSVDHHGGGVISAYDRVSGDLVWSQPRPKNPNYTSPMILNVAGRDQAILVGCDMVASYDPMSGAVNWETPGATTECVTSTVTDGSVVVTSGGYPSKHISVLRGDGSGEQLWRNETMVYVPSMILHDGHLYSVDDNGDARCYRLETGELVWEHRLRAKFGASLVMADGQIYATADDGTTFVFAARPDAFTPVAENRIAADEVQATLAICGNRIYMRVTQGRGEERREMLYCIGE, from the coding sequence ATGGTTTGCCGCAGGTTGTTCTTGTTGCTGTTTGCCGGGTTGATTGTCGCGCCGTTCAGTGGCGGGGCGCGCGCCGCCGCGGGGGGTGATGGCCTTTCGGTGGGCCCGGATGACTGGCCGTGGTGGCGCGGTGCGGACCGCAATGGTGTGGCGGCCTCCGGGCAGTCGCTGCCATCGGAATGGGGCGAGGAAAAGAATGTTCTGTGGAAGGTGGAGGTTCCCGGGCGCGGTTATTCTTCGCCGACGGTGGTGGGGGACCGGATCTACCTGACGACTTCCGACGAGGCTGCCGAGATCCAGTCGGTGCTGAGTTTTGATCGGCAATCGGGCGCGCTTCAGTGGAAGACGGATGTGCACCAGGGCGGTTTTGCGTCGGAGGGGCGGCAGGGCCACGTGCGATCATCGAAGGCGTCGTGCACGGTGGCGTGCGATGGCGAGCGGGTGTTTGCGAGCTTCATCAACGACAACGCGGTGCACCTGACGGCGCTGGACTTGAACGGAGCGCAACTCTGGCAGCGGAAGGTCTCGGACTATGTCATGCACCAGGGCTACGGGGCGTCGCCGGCCCTTTACGGCCCGCTGGTGATGGTCTCCGTTGATCATCATGGCGGCGGCGTCATCTCGGCCTACGATCGCGTTTCCGGCGATCTTGTCTGGTCGCAGCCGCGGCCGAAGAACCCGAATTATACGTCGCCGATGATCCTGAACGTTGCTGGGCGCGATCAGGCGATCCTGGTGGGGTGTGATATGGTGGCCAGTTACGACCCGATGAGCGGCGCGGTGAACTGGGAGACGCCCGGCGCGACGACGGAGTGCGTGACATCGACTGTGACCGATGGATCCGTGGTCGTGACGAGTGGCGGCTATCCGAGCAAACACATATCGGTGTTGCGCGGTGACGGATCGGGCGAGCAGCTGTGGCGGAACGAGACGATGGTGTATGTGCCTTCGATGATCTTGCACGATGGCCACCTGTACTCCGTGGATGACAATGGCGACGCCCGGTGCTACCGGCTGGAGACGGGCGAACTTGTTTGGGAGCACCGCCTGCGCGCGAAGTTTGGCGCGTCGCTGGTGATGGCGGACGGCCAGATTTACGCGACGGCGGACGATGGAACGACCTTCGTTTTTGCGGCGCGGCCGGACGCATTTACGCCCGTGGCGGAGAACCGGATTGCGGCGGATGAGGTTCAGGCGACGCTGGCGATCTGCGGGAATCGGATCTATATGCGGGTGACGCAGGGCCGGGGCGAGGAGCGCCGGGAGATGCTGTACTGCATCGGGGAATAG